From one Trifolium pratense cultivar HEN17-A07 linkage group LG1, ARS_RC_1.1, whole genome shotgun sequence genomic stretch:
- the LOC123904394 gene encoding putative homeobox-leucine zipper protein ATHB-51, protein MEWNGNQRSFVPQPESSLSFLYNYNQTPYQGMVEVKQQEWTETMFPEMEKMMKYGNQEKKKRLTNEQMESLESSFQEEIKLDPQRKMKLSKELGLQPRQIAVWFQNRRARWKTKQLEHLYDSLKHQFNVVSKEKQQLQDEVMKLKAMLKEQGCYYSEISGEETETVESTSEAALLCSNREVKGKDHNQFNIAEGNCFNLGDYNFNNSVPLLPYWPNVPHHNYNHN, encoded by the exons ATGGAGTGGAATGGTAACCAAAGAAGCTTTGTTCCTCAACCAGAGTCTTCCTTAAGCTTCCTCTACAACTACAATCAAACCCCGTATCAAG GAATGGTGGAAGTGAAACAACAAGAGTGGACAGAGACAATGTTCCCAGAAATGGAAAAAATGATGAAGTATGGGAACcaggaaaagaaaaagagattaACTAATGAACAGATGGAATCACTGGAGAGTAGTTTCCAGGAGGAGATAAAGTTAGATCCGCAAAGGAAGATGAAGCTTTCCAAAGAGTTAGGGCTACAGCCTCGACAAATCGCTGTTTGGTTTCAGAATAGGCGTGCAAGGTGGAAGACCAAGCAACTTGAACACCTTTATGATTCACTTAAACACCAATTTAATGTTGTGTCCAAAGAAAAACAGCAGCTTCAGGATGAG GTAATGAAGTTGAAGGCTATGTTGAAAGAGCAAGGTTGTTACTATTCAGAAATTTCAGGGGAAGAAACAGAAACAGTGGAAAGCACATCAGAGGCTGCTCTGCTTTGCTCCAACAGGGAGGTTAAGGGAAAAGATCATAATCAGTTCAACATTGCAGAGGGAAACTGTTTTAATTTGGGGGATTATAACTTTAACAACAGTGTTCCACTTTTACCCTACTGGCCTAATGTTCCTCATCATAACTACAACCATAATTAG
- the LOC123895681 gene encoding F-box/kelch-repeat protein At3g23880-like has translation MNTEPQNSRCCRGLSEPTPTAFLSEDLIVEIISWLRVKPLMKMKCVSKSFNSLICDPKFVKMHRKRSSRNTLSYLVSYKDDFKKVDEDTVVWSMTNLHNNNNLPAEDDYSFVPFSVGDLLKTPSMIPSLDDPYYCLIDKDCRKVVGSCNGLVCLLGSSEHQTWFRFWNPATRTISNKLGFLCNVKYRYKLTDWRFTFGYDNSTDTYKVVALLLGNHPRKTVVRVLNFGDNIWRSIPSFPAKPLQVAVSSQISRGFNGVHLNGTVNWLAFGRGRSDLFVIVSLDLSTETYKIFRVPRFSHEELNVIPRLCVMMNNLYLYHDVNKTDFVIWIMTKFGDDKSWTRNHLLSSHDVLGLNIKYDLFSCFNLYLNRGTMLFLQDDKAILAHLLTGTPLKSIFNKKICWLSMNNYVETLVSTR, from the coding sequence ATGAATACCGAACCACAAAACTCACGGTGTTGCCGCGGTCTATCCGAACCAACTCCTACAGCATTCTTGAGCGAGGACCTTATCGTGGAGATCATATCCTGGCTTAGAGTGAAAcctttgatgaagatgaagtgTGTTAGTAAATCATTTAACAGTCTTATCTGTGATCCTAAATTCGTGAAAATGCACCGTAAACGATCTTCACGAAACACACTCTCCTATCTAGTTTCTTACAAAGATGATTTCAAGAAGGTTGATGAGGATACAGTGGTTTGGTCCATGACTAATttacacaacaacaacaacctccCCGCGGAGGATGATTACAGTTTTGTACCCTTCTCGGTTGGTGATTTACTTAAAACTCCTTCGATGATTCCCAGTCTCGATGATCCTTACTATTGTTTGATTGACAAGGACTGTCGTAAAGTTGTTGGTTCTTGCAATGGATTGGTTTGCTTGCTCGGTTCATCTGAGCATCAAACATGGTTCCGTTTCTGGAACCCCGCCACTAGGACAATATCTAATAAATTAGGTTTTCTTTGTAATGTCAAGTATCGGTATAAATTGACAGATTGGAGGTTTACTTTTGGTTATGATAATTCAACCGACACTTATAAGGTTGTGGCATTACTTCTGGGGAATCACCCGCGGAAAACGGTGGTACGAGTTCTTAATTTTGGGGATAATATTTGGAGAAGTATTCCAAGTTTTCCTGCTAAGCCTCTTCAGGTAGCAGTAAGTTCACAAATCAGCAGGGGGTTTAATGGTGTGCATTTGAATGGCACTGTTAATTGGTTGGCCTTTGGGAGAGGTCGATCTGATCTATTTGTGATTGTTTCGCTTGATCTAAGTACAGAGACATACAAAATATTCCGTGTCCCTCGATTTTCTCATGAGGAGTTAAATGTAATTCCTCGCCTTTGTGTCATGATGAATAACCTTTATTTATATCATGATGTCAACAAAACCGATTTTGTTATATGGATTATGACAAAATTTGGAGATGATAAGTCTTGGACCAGAAACCATCTACTCAGCAGCCATGACGTTCTTGGGTTGAACATTAAATATGATCTCTTTTCGTGTTTCAATCTTTATCTCAATCGTGGTACTATGCTATTCTTACAAGACGATAAAGCTATTCTCGCTCATTTGTTAACTGGAACACCATTGAAATctatatttaacaaaaaaatatgttggTTATCTATGAACAATTATGTCGAAACTTTGGTTTCAACTCGTTGA
- the LOC123904402 gene encoding 60S ribosomal protein L24-like — protein sequence MVLKTELCRFSGAKIYPGRGIRFIRSDSQVFLFVNSKCKRYFHNKLKPSKLTWTAMYRKQHKKDIAQEAVKKRRRATKKPYSRSIVGATLEVIQKKRSEKPEVRDAAREAALREIKERVKKTKDEKKAKKAESQAKAQKNAGKGNVTKGAASKGPKLGGGGGKR from the exons ATGGTTCTCAA GACCGAATTGTGCCGTTTCAGTGGTGCCAAGATCTATCCTGGGAGAGGAATCAGATTTATCCGTAGCGATTCTCAG GTTTTCTTGTTTGTCAACTCGAAATGCAAAAGGTATTTCCACAACAAGTTGAAGCCCTCGAAACTTACATGGACTGCCATGTATAGGAAGCAACATAAGAAG GACATTGCCCAAGAAGCTGTGAAGAAGAGGCGTAGAGCTACCAAAAAACCTTACTCAAGGTCTATTGTTGGTGCTACTTTGGAAGTTATCCAGAAGAAAAGATCGGAGAAGCCAGAGGTTCGGGATGCTGCCAGAGAAGCTGCACTTCg TGAAATTAAAGAGAGGGTTAAGAAAACCAAGGATGAGAAGAAGGCGAAGAAAGCAGAAAGTCAGGCTAAGGCACAAAAGAATGCAGGAAAAGGAAATGTTACGAAGGGTGCTGCATCAAAAGGTCCTAAGCTTGGTGGTGGAGGCGGGAAGCGTTGA